Below is a window of Planctomycetes bacterium MalM25 DNA.
GGAGCCCAGCTCTCGATGGAGGTCGATTCGCAGGTCGATGCGGCCGATCGCCTTTTTCGCGCTTGCGTAGAGGGACTTCCACGAGAGCAAGCCCATGCGGGTCGCCTGGCGCCCGAGCATGATGTTCTCGGCGACGGATAGCTGAGGGATGAGGGGCACCTCTTGGAAGACGGTGCTGATCCCGGCGGCCTGCGCGTCGAGTGGGCTGTGTGGAGAGATGGGGTCGCCCTCCATCAAGATGCGACCTTGGTCGGCGCGGTGCACGCCGGTTAGCACCTTGATGAGCGTCGACTTGCCAGCGCCGTTCTCGCCCATCAGCGCATGGACTTCTCCTGAGCGCAGCTCGAAGTCAACGCGATCGAGCGCTTTGACTCCCGGGAATGTCTTAGAGACCCCTTCCATGCGGAGGAGGGAGCCGGTTCCATCGAGCGACGGCATCGCGGTTTTGCCAATCAGTACTTGCGTGAGCCGATAAGCCCTTCGGCGTCGTCCATCTCGAACACGGCGTCTTCGATCAGCGTCTTCTTTTCGAGCTGCTCTCCGTCACCGGACAGGATCTTCTCGACCGCGTCCATGGCAAGAGGTCCCTGCAACGGATTGCACTCGACGGTGCAGTTGAGCTTGCCCGCCACCATCGCCTCGAACGCGGCGCGGATCGCATCGACGGAAACAATGACGATGTCTTCCGCGGGCCGGAGGCCGGCGTCCTCGATCGCCTGGATGGCGCCGATCGCCATGTCGTCGTTGTGAGCGTAGACCGCTTGGATCTCTTCGCCGTGCTTCTTGAGCAGCGCCTCCATGACCTCCTTGCCCTTGGATCGCCGGAACTCGCCGGTCTGAGTCGAGATGATCTCGATGCCCGGGTGATCCTTGATCACGTCGCGGAAGCCGTTGAAGCGATTGATCGTGGGGGAGGCGCCGGGGTTGCCCTGCAGCTCTACAACTTTGGCCTCGCCATCCATCTTCTTGACCAGCCATTCGGCCGCCTTGCGCCCTTCGGTGTAGGTGTCGGCCCCGATGTACGTCTCGTACAGGGACTCGTCGCTCGTGTCGATCTGCCGGTCGAGGATGACGACAGGGATGTTGCGCTTCTGGGCTTTCTCTAAGACGTTGTCCCAGCCGGTCTCGACAATGGGGGCGAGCACCAGCACATCGACGCCCTGGTTGATGAACGAGCTCATCGCCTTGATCTGGTTCTCTTGCTTCGACTGGCCTTCGGCGAACCTGAGGTCGTAGCCCTTTTCGGCGGCGGCTTCCTTGACGGAGACGGTGTGCGCGTTGCGCCAGTCGTTGTCGGCTCCTGTTTGAACAAAGGCGACAACGGGCTTCTTGGTGGTCGGTCCGTCGGATGACTTGGTGCATCCGCCCGACAACAAGATGAGGACGCCAAAGAGGAGTACGAGATTCTTGCCGATAGCCATATGACTAGCCTAGTTTTCCCGGGTTTAGCAGCGAAAGACCGCTCACGCACGAACTGTCACCAAAGAGAGCCGAGGACTAGGCAACTCAGGTAAGTTGGTTGCCACGATACGGCCCTTGCCCTCGCGAGCACTGATTGTCGCAGAAGGAGGCTGGTCTGTCACCAGCGTGGGGCGGGCGGAGGACGATCTGCCGAGCATCTAGCGATAGGCGGCGATGATGCGAGCGTTGCCTTGTCGCCGTGCGCTACTGAGGATGGGCATTCGTTACTCAACGAGGGTATCGCGGTCCTCTGCTATTGTCATAAAGCCGCGCGCTCAATCCGGCTCTGTCGTGAACGCGGATCGGCATTCGATCCGGAGCAAGTCCGCGATCGCTCGGCCGAGCTCGGCCGCCTTGGCGTCGTTGTCGATGAGTCCGACGACCACTCGGTCGGTCGCGTCGCCCAGCAGGGAGATCTGATTCGAGACAAGTGTCCGGTAACCGCCGCTCTCGCCGTGACGGTACTTGATCTCTTCTAGTCCGATCTCAACCCGGTTGAAATCGTTGGATTGGTGTCGATTGACCCATCTGTAGATGAGGAAGTCACGCACCTCCCTGACCTCGTCACGAGCCGCGTCGAGTTCGGTTCGCACTCGTGTGAACGTCAGCAGCCAGCCGGGCGTTAGGAAGGTAAGCACCAGCAGAGCCAGGATCAAGAGCCCCGGTGTGGCGGTGAGCCATTCTGCCACGCTGGCTTGGAGAGCGTACTCGTAGATGGCATCGACGAACAAATGAAAGAGATAGCCGGCGAACAGGATGAACGGCACGCCGAGGCAGCGGAACAGCCACCCAGCCGACGAGGCGACGTGGATCTCTTCCGGCGACACTCGGCGCCAAGTCGTGACTTCCTTAGACACTTGACGCCTCTTGGTTTTGGGCCGCGCTCGGTTTGGGCTTTGGCGTTTCCTCAGGTTGATTCCAGGCATAGGTGATGCCGATCGGGATCGCGATCGCAAAGAACAGATAGAACGCGAACAAGCACCAGAAGGTCTTAGGCTCTCGATCGCGTTGACAGTACTTGGCGAGACGGTCGTGTCCGCACTCGGTATAGTCCCTACGCAGGTACTCACGCATCTCACCCCGCTTGAGGCCGCGGCGGAGTTCCACGACCGTCATACCCCATGGCAAAGCCATGAGCAGGGTTGGCATGATCATTTCAGGAGAGGCGGGCATGAACGGTGAAGGGGGGGCTGAGGGACAAGAATGCGATCAGCAATCGTGGCGTCTTCCCGACAGCCCGTTTGGGCGGTCAGGGTGGGTCCAAGGTCCGTCGTCCCGGCTCATGGGGCCAGGGGGGTTGCGTCGCCTTGTTGATTAGCTCGCTCACGTCGGGGAGTTGCTCGAGCGACGTATTGACTAGCACTGGGGCAATCGTTCGGTACCGTGCGGCGAGCTCCGCTCGGTTGGTTGTCTTCGATCGCTTGTAGAGGCGTCTCACGTGCTCCTGGACGGTGTGCGTGCTGACCCCGATCAGCTCAGCGGTCTCCTTAGCGGTGTAGCCGGTAAGCAGGCAGGCGAGCACTTGGAGCATGCGTTTGGGTAGGTCCATGAAGGCCGAGCCCTCGACACTGGAGAGTTGAACGGGTTGGAATTGACGGAGTTCCCCCCACAGGCCCCTGACCAGTTCGGCCGAACTGCGTGGAAAAGTGGGCGCACCGATAGCCCGTTGAAGGAATAATGACTGCACCGTGTCACCCGGTCCCCTTGAGTAGCTGATGAGGCAGTCGTCCAGGCCCATCGGCACGGAATGCTCAATAAAGTGGGCGCTGCCGTACCACGACCGATCGTCGATCACATCGCTTCGTAAGGCGACGCAGAAAGTCTCACAAGCCTCGGCTAATCGCGAGTAGGGCAGCCGTTCGTGTCGATCCCGAACAAAGTGTTCCCAGAACGTCGGGCGATGCTCGACGCCTCCCCAGTCATCGAGCAGGGAGATGGGGCGGAGCCAACCCTCGGGCGACTCGGGGGAGCCCACCCTCTTGTAGTCCGCGAAGAAGGCCAATTCGGCCCCCAGCAATCGACGGATCGCCTTGGTCAGTCGCCAGCGCCATGCTACTCCGTCGCCCCCCACAGCGAGGCATTCC
It encodes the following:
- the ytfQ gene encoding ABC transporter periplasmic-binding protein YtfQ precursor — translated: MAIGKNLVLLFGVLILLSGGCTKSSDGPTTKKPVVAFVQTGADNDWRNAHTVSVKEAAAEKGYDLRFAEGQSKQENQIKAMSSFINQGVDVLVLAPIVETGWDNVLEKAQKRNIPVVILDRQIDTSDESLYETYIGADTYTEGRKAAEWLVKKMDGEAKVVELQGNPGASPTINRFNGFRDVIKDHPGIEIISTQTGEFRRSKGKEVMEALLKKHGEEIQAVYAHNDDMAIGAIQAIEDAGLRPAEDIVIVSVDAIRAAFEAMVAGKLNCTVECNPLQGPLAMDAVEKILSGDGEQLEKKTLIEDAVFEMDDAEGLIGSRKY
- a CDS encoding Bacterial regulatory protein, luxR family; amino-acid sequence: MPPDAQHFVRLREARRLYSLVGECLAVGGDGVAWRWRLTKAIRRLLGAELAFFADYKRVGSPESPEGWLRPISLLDDWGGVEHRPTFWEHFVRDRHERLPYSRLAEACETFCVALRSDVIDDRSWYGSAHFIEHSVPMGLDDCLISYSRGPGDTVQSLFLQRAIGAPTFPRSSAELVRGLWGELRQFQPVQLSSVEGSAFMDLPKRMLQVLACLLTGYTAKETAELIGVSTHTVQEHVRRLYKRSKTTNRAELAARYRTIAPVLVNTSLEQLPDVSELINKATQPPWPHEPGRRTLDPP